Proteins co-encoded in one Brassica oleracea var. oleracea cultivar TO1000 chromosome C4, BOL, whole genome shotgun sequence genomic window:
- the LOC106342530 gene encoding uncharacterized protein LOC106342530 isoform X1, with the protein MAESKLNFEAPLLSTREMKKEAVSVRKNMAKKLTHDDSKTSESPSLPVLGLDHVPESASVVFKSSLEKAIEEESEDDDVFSDALDTLSLKQSVSGSIEATKPPMASQDPDQSRDFMLNRFLPAAKSMTMDQQQPQYAMKRQPSPFMSEPVRQIRDILPAATPKRYEYNTTPSYYHGLDDDTSDEDEDEASEYLSRRGCGMSPQLCLGMLSSVHGLKEKPYSLRTSSHDHVKSSKVSQLKSRFQSVKKLALDKLGSRAQSPVHPSVDTNLRTASVPSSPYRQTGCLSPYRSVGNSSPLHSAGFPGTRKEAEIMRANRLNKHIKNPKKSQDLLYPKSTRLDSSTSSVLEKTLHVDTDKTPKTTNVKILPETTSEEPEMAGKKPKAVDSLSISSGIKKMKADNLDKNNCDRSPLALPTPKKPSESWLLRNLPSVSSKISSRRYLFHPQKKDLKENSTSVTKWETIVKTSCIHRDHIRYSEELVARSSCQSTT; encoded by the exons ATGGCAGAAAGCAAACTTAACTTTGAGGCACCTCTTCTTTCAACAAGGGAGATGAAGAAAGAAGCAGTCTCTGTGCGCAAAAACATGGCTAAGAAACTTACTCATGATGACTCCAAGACAAGTGAATCTCCTTCTCTTCCTGTTCTTGGCTTGGATCATGTTCCTGAATCTGCTTCTGTTGTTTTCAAAAGTTCCTTGGAGAAAGCAATTGAAGAAGAAAGTGAAGATGATGATGTCTTCTCTGATGCCCTTGACACATTATCTCTAAAGCAAAGCGTAAGTGGTAGTATTGAAGCAACGAAACCGCCAATGGCCTCTCAGGATCCTGATCAATCTCGGGATTTCATGTTGAACCGTTTCTTACCTGCCGCAAAATCCATGACCATGGATCAACAACAACCTCAATATGCTATGAAGCGACAACCATCTCCCTTCATGTCTGAACCAGTGAGGCAAATTAGAGATATACTACCAGCTGCAACTCCTAAGAGGTATGAGTATAACACCACTCCATCATATTATCATGGCCTAGACGACGATACAAGCGATGAAGATGAAGATGAAGCATCTGAGTATCTATCTAGGAGAGGCTGTGGGATGTCCCCACAACTGTGCCTTGGTATGTTGAGCTCAGTGCATGGTCTCAAAGAGAAACCTTACTCCCTAAGAACCTCAAGCCATGATCATGTGAAGTCAAGCAAGGTCTCTCAACTCAAATCTCGGTTTCAATCTGTTAAAAAG CTGGCTCTTGATAAGTTGGGAAGCAGAGCTCAATCTCCAGTACATCCAAGTGTTGATACAAATCTGCGAACCGCAAGTGTGCCATCATCTCCTTACAGACAAACTGGCTGTTTGTCACCGTACCGCAGTGTAGGAAACTCTTCCCCTCTGCACTCTGCTGGCTTCCCCGGGACTCGTAAGGAAGCAGAGATCATGAGAGCTAACAGGTTGAACAAGCATATCAAAAACCCAAAGAAGTCTCAGGACTTACTCTATCCAAAGAGTACAAGACTTGACTCTTCTACAAGCTCTGTCCTGGAAAAGACTTTACATGTTGACACAGATAAGACTCCAAAGACCACCAATGTCAAGATCTTGCCAGAAACAACTTCAGAGGAACCAGAAATGGCGGGAAAGAAACCGAAAGCCGTGGACTCTTTATCTATTAGCAGTGGAATCAAGAAGATGAAGGCAGATAACTTGGACAAGAACAACTGTGATAGGTCTCCACTTGCTCTCCCCACACCTAAAAAGCCTTCTGAGTCTTGGCTTTTACGTAATCTACCTTCAGTAAGCTCAAAGATATCTTCACGGAGGTACCTGTTTCATCCCCAAAAGAAGGATCTCAAAGAAAACTCCACAAGTGTGACCAAGTGGGAAACTATAGTCAAGACTTCTTGTATCCACAGAGATCATATACGTTATTCTGAA GAACTTGTTGCTCGTTCATCTTGTCAATCCACAACATAA
- the LOC106342530 gene encoding uncharacterized protein LOC106342530 isoform X2, which translates to MKKEAVSVRKNMAKKLTHDDSKTSESPSLPVLGLDHVPESASVVFKSSLEKAIEEESEDDDVFSDALDTLSLKQSVSGSIEATKPPMASQDPDQSRDFMLNRFLPAAKSMTMDQQQPQYAMKRQPSPFMSEPVRQIRDILPAATPKRYEYNTTPSYYHGLDDDTSDEDEDEASEYLSRRGCGMSPQLCLGMLSSVHGLKEKPYSLRTSSHDHVKSSKVSQLKSRFQSVKKLALDKLGSRAQSPVHPSVDTNLRTASVPSSPYRQTGCLSPYRSVGNSSPLHSAGFPGTRKEAEIMRANRLNKHIKNPKKSQDLLYPKSTRLDSSTSSVLEKTLHVDTDKTPKTTNVKILPETTSEEPEMAGKKPKAVDSLSISSGIKKMKADNLDKNNCDRSPLALPTPKKPSESWLLRNLPSVSSKISSRRYLFHPQKKDLKENSTSVTKWETIVKTSCIHRDHIRYSEELVARSSCQSTT; encoded by the exons ATGAAGAAAGAAGCAGTCTCTGTGCGCAAAAACATGGCTAAGAAACTTACTCATGATGACTCCAAGACAAGTGAATCTCCTTCTCTTCCTGTTCTTGGCTTGGATCATGTTCCTGAATCTGCTTCTGTTGTTTTCAAAAGTTCCTTGGAGAAAGCAATTGAAGAAGAAAGTGAAGATGATGATGTCTTCTCTGATGCCCTTGACACATTATCTCTAAAGCAAAGCGTAAGTGGTAGTATTGAAGCAACGAAACCGCCAATGGCCTCTCAGGATCCTGATCAATCTCGGGATTTCATGTTGAACCGTTTCTTACCTGCCGCAAAATCCATGACCATGGATCAACAACAACCTCAATATGCTATGAAGCGACAACCATCTCCCTTCATGTCTGAACCAGTGAGGCAAATTAGAGATATACTACCAGCTGCAACTCCTAAGAGGTATGAGTATAACACCACTCCATCATATTATCATGGCCTAGACGACGATACAAGCGATGAAGATGAAGATGAAGCATCTGAGTATCTATCTAGGAGAGGCTGTGGGATGTCCCCACAACTGTGCCTTGGTATGTTGAGCTCAGTGCATGGTCTCAAAGAGAAACCTTACTCCCTAAGAACCTCAAGCCATGATCATGTGAAGTCAAGCAAGGTCTCTCAACTCAAATCTCGGTTTCAATCTGTTAAAAAG CTGGCTCTTGATAAGTTGGGAAGCAGAGCTCAATCTCCAGTACATCCAAGTGTTGATACAAATCTGCGAACCGCAAGTGTGCCATCATCTCCTTACAGACAAACTGGCTGTTTGTCACCGTACCGCAGTGTAGGAAACTCTTCCCCTCTGCACTCTGCTGGCTTCCCCGGGACTCGTAAGGAAGCAGAGATCATGAGAGCTAACAGGTTGAACAAGCATATCAAAAACCCAAAGAAGTCTCAGGACTTACTCTATCCAAAGAGTACAAGACTTGACTCTTCTACAAGCTCTGTCCTGGAAAAGACTTTACATGTTGACACAGATAAGACTCCAAAGACCACCAATGTCAAGATCTTGCCAGAAACAACTTCAGAGGAACCAGAAATGGCGGGAAAGAAACCGAAAGCCGTGGACTCTTTATCTATTAGCAGTGGAATCAAGAAGATGAAGGCAGATAACTTGGACAAGAACAACTGTGATAGGTCTCCACTTGCTCTCCCCACACCTAAAAAGCCTTCTGAGTCTTGGCTTTTACGTAATCTACCTTCAGTAAGCTCAAAGATATCTTCACGGAGGTACCTGTTTCATCCCCAAAAGAAGGATCTCAAAGAAAACTCCACAAGTGTGACCAAGTGGGAAACTATAGTCAAGACTTCTTGTATCCACAGAGATCATATACGTTATTCTGAA GAACTTGTTGCTCGTTCATCTTGTCAATCCACAACATAA
- the LOC106342528 gene encoding CBL-interacting serine/threonine-protein kinase 13 isoform X1: MAPVPSPQVLLPRLLGKVITKDAKKETSTPESPKSPKTPQGSILMDKYELGKLLGHGSFAKVYLARNINTGENVAIKVIDKEKIVKSGLAGHIKREISILRRVRHPYIVHLLEVMATKTKIYIVMEYVRGGDLYTKVSKGRLREGVARRYFQQLISSVSFCHGRGVYHRDLKLENLLLDDEGSLKVSDFGLSVVSEQLKQDGICQTFCGTPAYLAPEVFTRKGYDAAKADVWSCGVILFVLMAGYLPFDDKNVMFMYKKIFKGQFKCPHWFSPELTRLMGRILDTNPDTRITISEIMKHRWFKKGFKDVKFYIENDKLCREDDDDDEYDSLSSGRSSTASEGDAEFVIKRVGSMPRPASLNAFDIISFSSGFDLSGLFEEGGQGARFVSAAPVTKIISKLEEIANVAKFTVRKKDWSVRLEGSREGAKGPLTIKVEIFELTPSLVVVEVKKKGGFIEEYEEFCSKELRPQLEKMMHYQADEVEVAMCLVPC, translated from the coding sequence ATGGCTCCAGTCCCATCTCCGCAAGTGCTACTCCCCCGTCTTCTCGGTAAAGTCATTACTAAAGACGCGAAGAAAGAGACCAGTACTCCAGAGAGCCCTAAGAGTCCAAAAACCCCACAAGGCTCTATCCTCATGGACAAGTACGAGTTAGGAAAGCTTCTTGGCCACGGAAGCTTCGCTAAAGTCTATCTCGCCCGGAACATTAACACCGGCGAGAACGTCGCCATCAAAGTCATCGACAAAGAAAAGATCGTCAAAAGCGGTTTAGCCGGCCACATAAAACGTGAGATATCCATCCTCCGCCGCGTCCGCCACCCTTACATCGTCCACCTCCTCGAGGTCATGGCTACAAAGACCAAGATCTACATCGTCATGGAGTACGTACGAGGCGGAGACCTTTACACAAAGGTCTCCAAAGGGCGGCTCCGCGAAGGAGTCGCCCGTAGATATTTCCAACAGCTGATCTCCTCGGTTTCCTTCTGCCACGGCCGCGGCGTTTACCACCGCGACCTGAAGCTCGAGAATCTTCTTTTAGACGACGAAGGGAGCCTTAAGGTATCTGACTTCGGTCTCAGCGTCGTCTCCGAGCAGCTCAAGCAAGACGGGATCTGCCAGACGTTTTGCGGGACGCCTGCTTATCTGGCGCCTGAGGTTTTCACGAGGAAAGGCTACGACGCGGCTAAAGCCGATGTGTGGTCTTGCGGAGTGATCTTGTTTGTGTTGATGGCTGGTTACCTTCCTTTTGATGATAAGAACGTTATGTTTATGTACAAGAAGATATTCAAAGGACAGTTTAAATGTCCTCATTGGTTTTCACCTGAGCTTACGAGGCTTATGGGGAGGATCTTGGACACGAATCCGGATACAAGAATCACGATATCGGAGATCATGAAGCATAGATGGTTCAAGAAAGGGTTTAAAGATGTTAAATTCTATATCGAAAACGATAAGTTATGTAGAGAGGATGATGATGATGATGAATATGATTCGTTGTCATCAGGGAGATCATCTACTGCCTCAGAGGGAGATGCAGAGTTTGTGATTAAACGAGTTGGTTCAATGCCGAGACCCGCCAGTCTAAACGCATTTGACATCATATCATTCTCTTCGGGATTCGATCTTTCTGGCTTGTTTGAAGAAGGAGGACAAGGAGCGAGGTTTGTATCCGCTGCTCCCGTGACAAAGATTATATCAAAGTTGGAAGAGATTGCGAATGTGGCGAAATTTACCGTGAGGAAGAAGGATTGGAGCGTGAGGCTAGAAGGTAGTAGAGAAGGTGCTAAAGGACCGCTGACTATTAAGGTTGAGATATTCGAGTTGACACCGTCTCTTGTGGTGGTTGAAGTGAAGAAGAAAGGAGGGTTTATAGAAGAGTATGAAGAGTTTTGCAGCAAGGAGCTTAGACCACAGCTAGAGAAAATGATGCATTACCAAGCAGATGAAGTTGAAGTAGCAATGTGTTTGGTCCCATGTTAA